A single region of the Caballeronia insecticola genome encodes:
- a CDS encoding DUF58 domain-containing protein, whose protein sequence is MEDSIGSVYVDAAHLARLEYRARGLSFVAPAPVSSILSGRQASRMRGRGLNFEELRGYLPGDDIRHLDWRVTMRTGKPHVRVYTEERDRPLLVMVDQRMSMFFGSSREFKSVVAAEAAALAVWMGFTAGDRVGGVVFGDDEVVRVRPLRSRARIDMLFGAIARMNRTLAADSPARTHYAQLNRALEGVLQIAGHDFLVCIMSDFAGADERTRQLLRQLSAHNDVIAALVFDPMWQRMPEHRALVVSEGRLQVELRIEHERVRAPLASLFKGRAAEIADLLRASGVPLMALSTAEPVVDQVRRLFGERPRRARHTTGSGI, encoded by the coding sequence ATGGAGGATTCGATCGGAAGCGTGTATGTCGATGCCGCGCATCTCGCGCGCCTCGAATATCGTGCGCGCGGCCTGAGCTTTGTCGCGCCCGCGCCGGTGTCGAGCATTCTGTCGGGCAGACAGGCATCGCGCATGCGCGGGCGCGGTCTGAACTTCGAAGAGTTGCGCGGCTATCTGCCCGGCGACGATATCCGTCATCTCGATTGGCGCGTGACCATGCGCACCGGCAAGCCGCATGTGCGCGTGTACACGGAAGAACGCGACCGTCCCTTGCTCGTGATGGTCGATCAGCGCATGAGCATGTTCTTCGGTTCGAGCCGCGAGTTCAAATCGGTCGTCGCGGCAGAGGCCGCAGCGCTTGCCGTGTGGATGGGCTTCACCGCGGGCGATCGCGTGGGCGGCGTCGTGTTCGGCGACGATGAAGTCGTGCGCGTGCGTCCTTTGCGCAGCCGCGCCCGCATCGACATGTTGTTCGGTGCGATCGCGCGCATGAACCGCACGCTGGCCGCCGACAGCCCCGCGCGCACGCACTATGCGCAACTGAACCGCGCGCTCGAAGGCGTATTACAGATCGCGGGTCATGATTTTCTCGTGTGCATCATGAGCGATTTCGCGGGCGCTGATGAGCGCACGCGCCAGCTCTTGCGGCAACTCTCGGCGCATAACGATGTGATCGCCGCGCTCGTCTTCGATCCCATGTGGCAGCGCATGCCGGAGCATCGCGCGCTGGTGGTGAGCGAAGGGCGCTTGCAGGTGGAATTGCGCATCGAGCACGAACGCGTGCGTGCACCGCTTGCAAGCCTCTTCAAGGGGCGCGCTGCCGAGATCGCGGATTTGCTGCGCGCGAGCGGCGTGCCGTTGATGGCGCTATCGACGGCTGAGCCTGTCGTCGATCAGGTGCGCAGACTCTTCGGCGAGCGGCCGCGGCGCGCGCGTCACACAACCGGAAGCGGCATATGA
- a CDS encoding AAA family ATPase — MRDTIRRFEASIGQAVVGQEAVVRQILIALLADGHVLLESLPGLAKTRTVKAIAARLAATMKRIQFTPDLLPSDITGGETLLQSGTERTLAFQPGPIFGNLILADEINRAPAKVQSALLEAMEERQISVAGKTHVMPDLFLVMATQNPIEQEGTYPLPEAQMDRFLLKVLITYPSPQSECEMLRLLRRESEGEQASFDTLSQQDIFGAREAARRVSVSPAIDDYIVSLVNATRHGESIDADLARWIEVGASPRGAIGLDRASRVHAWLEEREFVTPDDVRAVLHPVLRHRLLLSYDANADNVSADKVIDRLVEKVAVPA; from the coding sequence ATGCGCGATACCATCCGGCGTTTCGAAGCGAGCATCGGGCAGGCCGTGGTCGGGCAGGAAGCGGTCGTGCGGCAGATCCTGATCGCGTTGCTCGCCGATGGTCACGTCCTGCTCGAAAGCCTGCCGGGACTCGCCAAGACACGCACCGTCAAGGCGATCGCCGCGCGGCTCGCGGCAACCATGAAGCGCATCCAGTTCACGCCTGACCTGCTTCCTTCCGACATCACCGGCGGCGAAACGCTGCTGCAATCGGGCACCGAGCGCACGCTCGCATTCCAGCCGGGCCCGATTTTCGGCAACCTGATTCTCGCGGACGAAATCAATCGCGCGCCCGCCAAAGTGCAATCCGCCTTGCTGGAAGCGATGGAGGAACGGCAGATCTCGGTTGCCGGCAAGACGCACGTCATGCCCGATCTCTTCCTCGTCATGGCGACGCAAAATCCCATCGAGCAGGAAGGCACTTATCCGCTTCCGGAAGCGCAGATGGACCGCTTTCTGTTGAAGGTTCTGATCACGTATCCGTCGCCGCAAAGCGAGTGCGAGATGCTGCGTCTTTTGCGGCGCGAAAGCGAAGGCGAACAGGCGAGTTTCGACACGCTCTCGCAGCAAGACATATTCGGCGCGCGCGAGGCGGCGCGTCGCGTGTCGGTGTCGCCTGCCATCGACGATTACATCGTCTCGCTCGTGAATGCGACACGGCATGGCGAATCCATCGACGCCGATCTCGCCAGGTGGATCGAAGTCGGTGCGAGCCCGCGCGGCGCGATCGGCCTCGATCGTGCGAGCCGCGTGCATGCGTGGCTCGAAGAGCGCGAGTTCGTCACGCCCGACGATGTGCGCGCGGTGCTTCATCCGGTGCTGCGTCATCGGCTGTTGTTGTCGTATGACGCGAACGCGGACAACGTCAGCGCCGACAAGGTAATCGATCGACTGGTGGAGAAAGTGGCCGTGCCGGCGTGA
- a CDS encoding vWA domain-containing protein, translating to MWKFEFPWMFVLLPLPALVWWLVPAYRTTSSAVRMPFFQEMADAAGEKPAPGGVRLRSNWLQRLLMPLLWVLLLIAAARPVYVEAPVTRDMPARDLLLAIDLSQSMSERDFIDAATGERMDRLSAVKHVVADFIAKRKGDRIGLVAFGDAAYPQAPLTLDHDSVLMLLDAMRIGMAGPRTALGDAIGLAVKLMQDTPAQEKVLVLLTDGNDTASAIPPQQAARIAKRHGIVVHTIGIGDPDTQGEDKVDLDALARIAKTTGGRAFHALGREQDLAAVYADIDKLTPEKIKREIYRPQREFYWVPLALAVSILTLYHVLAYLAALLRAPRRASMEEAEA from the coding sequence ATGTGGAAGTTTGAATTCCCTTGGATGTTCGTTCTGCTGCCGCTGCCCGCGCTGGTGTGGTGGCTCGTGCCCGCGTATCGCACGACATCGTCGGCGGTACGCATGCCGTTCTTTCAGGAGATGGCCGATGCCGCCGGAGAAAAGCCCGCGCCCGGCGGCGTGCGTCTGCGCAGCAACTGGCTGCAACGTCTGCTGATGCCATTGCTATGGGTCTTGCTGCTGATCGCGGCGGCGCGTCCCGTATATGTCGAAGCGCCCGTCACGCGCGACATGCCCGCGCGCGACTTGCTGCTTGCAATCGATCTTTCGCAATCGATGAGCGAGCGCGACTTCATCGATGCAGCCACCGGCGAACGCATGGACCGGCTGAGCGCGGTGAAGCACGTAGTCGCCGATTTCATCGCGAAACGCAAAGGCGATCGCATCGGTCTCGTCGCATTCGGCGATGCCGCTTATCCGCAAGCGCCGCTCACGCTCGATCACGACAGCGTGTTGATGCTGCTCGATGCCATGCGCATCGGCATGGCGGGACCGCGCACGGCGCTCGGCGATGCCATCGGTCTCGCCGTCAAGCTGATGCAGGACACGCCCGCGCAGGAGAAAGTGCTCGTGCTGCTCACCGACGGTAACGACACCGCGAGCGCGATTCCGCCACAACAGGCCGCGCGTATCGCGAAGCGGCATGGCATCGTCGTGCATACGATAGGCATCGGCGATCCGGATACGCAAGGCGAAGACAAAGTCGATCTCGACGCGCTCGCGCGCATCGCGAAGACCACGGGCGGACGCGCGTTTCATGCGCTCGGACGCGAGCAGGATTTGGCCGCCGTGTATGCGGACATCGACAAGCTCACGCCCGAAAAGATCAAGCGCGAGATTTATCGTCCGCAGCGCGAGTTCTATTGGGTGCCGCTTGCGCTCGCGGTGTCGATCCTCACGCTCTATCACGTGCTTGCGTATCTCGCTGCCTTGTTGCGTGCTCCGCGCCGTGCGTCGATGGAAGAGGCGGAGGCCTGA
- a CDS encoding DUF4381 domain-containing protein — MNASLVPADTPAALQALHELPLPAPVSYAPQTIGWMFVAVLLVALALACAWLVWRRYEKSRYRREALAELARIEAQLNDDATRAAALTQIAPLVKRTALAATSRERVAALSGAAWLAYLRKTHGAFDDESGALLYTASYTPDESLTRVTRQQAQHLAQAARAWIERHHVEV; from the coding sequence ATGAATGCGTCGCTCGTGCCCGCCGATACACCCGCCGCATTGCAAGCGTTGCATGAATTGCCGCTGCCCGCGCCGGTTTCGTATGCGCCGCAAACCATCGGATGGATGTTCGTTGCGGTGCTGCTCGTTGCGCTCGCGCTCGCATGCGCATGGTTGGTTTGGCGACGCTACGAGAAGTCGCGTTATCGACGAGAAGCACTCGCGGAACTCGCGCGCATAGAAGCGCAACTGAACGACGACGCCACGCGCGCAGCGGCGCTTACGCAGATCGCACCGCTCGTCAAACGCACGGCGCTTGCCGCCACATCGCGCGAACGCGTGGCGGCGTTGAGCGGCGCGGCATGGCTTGCGTATCTGCGCAAGACACACGGCGCCTTCGATGACGAGAGCGGCGCGCTGCTCTATACGGCAAGCTATACGCCCGATGAAAGTCTGACGCGCGTGACACGGCAACAGGCGCAGCATCTCGCGCAAGCCGCGCGCGCATGGATCGAGCGTCATCATGTGGAAGTTTGA